The DNA sequence CACCTCTTCTGCAATATTTGATAGCCTGGTAATTCGAACTGTGTGATATCCCCTGGTAGGTAACCACGAGGACCCTTAATTTTGGAACTCCTTAGCCTACCAACTGACATTGTATTTGGTAATCCCTTTAGCTGAGAGTCGATGCCTTACAGCTCCTATTTGTACAATTTGTCCTCTAATGATGTCTCCTTTGTTccctatttttcaaaaaaatgataatgCTCCTTCTAACCAAGCATTCCAAACTACATTTCTACTACTCGCAGGTGATCAGATAAATCACAGGCCACAGAAATTTTTTCATAAACCTTCTTTACATATTGTAGACAATGTTTCATTACTAGCAATCTTTTTTGCTTCACAACTCATGAGTATACATGATTCTTGACTAAGACGTATTATGTGGAAAATGCAGGATATCCAGTAAAAGAATGCGAACGGTAAGACGCATTAAGAATTGAAAGCTGGAACCTGACCTTGATAAGCCTCGTTTATTTCCTGAAATCTTGAAGTGGAATTATCCTGATCTTTCTGCTTGTCAGGATGCCATTTCTGCAAGGAACCAATTCCAAGAACCAGTTGTGATAATcaccaacaaacaaaaatattgaaaagagaaCCAaatcaagacaagaacacAAAGTCACGAACCAGAGCCAGTCGTATGTAATTAGCTCGAATATCATCATCGGTTGCATCGTAATCCACCTCCAACGTCTTGTAATAGTCctaacacaaaaacaaaatccagaAAGCCTCATCAAAATGTAAAATGCCAAACACCGAAAACCAACTCAAAACCCTAGCTAGCTTCACAAGGACAAGAAATGCGCTTTGAAGAAGATGTTTGAGATGCTCGTTAACAACAATCACCTTAGGTTTAGTCGTGGCCGAGAAGAAATCAAAGTTAATAAACGATTCTTGATCGAATTGTGGCTGGTCAGCGCCCGGTAAACCGCCGCGGCAATCGTTCCACATCGCAACgcaacagagagagagagagagagaggaagaggagagTGGGAGCTTGAGATGATCTTGGGAGTTGGGACGACGCCGGAGCAGATTGATTAAACGGATTGAACCATCGGAAGGGGGCCGGTGGGCTGCTGACTCGTCTAGTTTGTCTGTGAGTTTCTGTGCTTATCGGCTTGCCGCGTATTTAGCCTTCGCTACGCAATCCAAATCAATTACGACCAATGAACTCTAATTACAACGCTCgttttatcttattattatattgttttaCCGCTAAAttgtaaaagtaaaaaaaaacaaattaccctcaaattttgttttttaatttccaaaattacctttaaaatttaataaatttccaatactatttttaaagtacttttttttttcgaagtaatattataaattttaaaaattataatataaattaatacgTTTATGAACTttacattataaattttttgcccggtaaattttttttttgtccactTATTGATCTACTTGACTGTGAaattccacatcagttgaaaagaagaacgaaacatttcttataaagtgtagaaacctctccctaacatatgcATTTAAAAAGCCTAAAAATGACAGTATCTACTAGCCCtaggtttgagctgttacaaataatatcagagTCAATGACCCCAGACTGTCAACAAataaggg is a window from the Cucurbita pepo subsp. pepo cultivar mu-cu-16 chromosome LG07, ASM280686v2, whole genome shotgun sequence genome containing:
- the LOC111798560 gene encoding uncharacterized protein LOC111798560, with protein sequence MWNDCRGGLPGADQPQFDQESFINFDFFSATTKPKDYYKTLEVDYDATDDDIRANYIRLALKWHPDKQKDQDNSTSRFQEINEAYQVLSDPIKRREYDIKDMLYKYDYNVVEYLNRFKGLILTCNGLGIKHSIW